The following proteins are encoded in a genomic region of Candidatus Dormiibacterota bacterium:
- a CDS encoding ABC transporter ATP-binding protein, whose protein sequence is MSANGRPMIQLEGVTKVFYTDEVETHALASIHLEIKKGEYVSIAGPSGCGKSTLLSLLGLLDSPSEGKYWLDGKQVADLSLSDRARIRNLQIGFIFQSFNLIGDLSVFENVELPLTYRGMKAQERRQRVNESLERVGMAHRARHLPSQLSGGQQQRVAVARAVAGNPLILLADEPTGNLDSKSGEAVMELLRELHRGGATLCMVTHDPRYARHAERGIHLFDGRIVEESAAVAAS, encoded by the coding sequence ATGAGCGCAAACGGCCGCCCGATGATCCAGCTCGAGGGAGTGACCAAGGTTTTCTACACCGACGAGGTGGAGACGCACGCCCTGGCGAGCATCCATCTCGAGATCAAGAAGGGGGAGTACGTCTCGATCGCCGGCCCCTCCGGCTGCGGCAAGTCGACCCTCCTGTCGCTGCTCGGGCTGCTCGACTCCCCGAGCGAGGGGAAGTACTGGCTGGACGGCAAGCAGGTCGCCGACCTGTCGCTCTCGGATCGGGCCCGCATCCGCAATCTGCAGATCGGGTTCATCTTCCAGTCGTTCAACCTGATCGGCGACCTGTCGGTGTTCGAGAACGTCGAGCTGCCGCTCACTTACCGCGGCATGAAGGCGCAGGAGAGGCGCCAGAGGGTGAACGAGTCGCTGGAGCGGGTCGGCATGGCGCATCGCGCGCGACACCTGCCGAGCCAGCTCTCGGGCGGCCAGCAGCAGCGTGTCGCCGTGGCCCGCGCCGTCGCCGGAAATCCGCTGATCCTCCTGGCCGACGAGCCGACCGGCAACCTCGATTCGAAGAGCGGCGAGGCCGTGATGGAGCTCCTGCGCGAGCTGCACAGAGGCGGCGCCACCCTCTGCATGGTGACGCACGATCCGCGCTACGCCCGGCACGCCGAGCGCGGCATCCACCTGTTCGACGGCCGCATCGTCGAGGAGAGCGCGGCCGTCGCCGCGTCCTGA
- a CDS encoding HlyD family efflux transporter periplasmic adaptor subunit: MDVPRQINKRSRTVTRTLYGIGGVTVLAAITVGLSHLKPAAPSVSRATVWVDTVKRGPMLRQVRGLGTLVPEEIRWIPATTEGRVERILIKPGTAVKADSIILEMSNPELENSASDAEWQLKAAEADFTNTKVKLESQLLDQKGAFASTEATAKQASLQAQADTELAQHGLISDLTLKLSQSRAEESAIRLEFDRKRLEIAAESTEAELRAQQARLEQLRAQAELRHNQVRQLKVRAGIEGVLQQLPVEVGQRLAPGATLAKVTVPGRLKAELKIAETQAKDIQIGQRASIDTRNGVVEGKVSRVDPAVLNGTVTVDVAMVGALPKGARPDLSVEGTVELERLDDVLYVGRPAFGQEQSVVGLFRLADQGANAVRVQVKLGRSSVNTVEILDGLQAGDQVILSDTSAWDAFDRLRLN, translated from the coding sequence ATGGACGTACCGCGTCAGATCAACAAGCGCAGCCGCACCGTCACCCGCACCCTGTACGGCATCGGCGGAGTGACCGTGCTGGCCGCCATCACGGTCGGCCTGTCGCACCTGAAGCCGGCCGCCCCGTCGGTGTCGCGCGCCACGGTGTGGGTCGACACGGTGAAGCGCGGCCCGATGCTGCGGCAGGTGCGCGGCCTGGGGACGCTGGTGCCCGAGGAGATCCGCTGGATCCCGGCCACGACCGAGGGGCGCGTCGAGCGGATCCTCATCAAGCCCGGGACCGCGGTGAAGGCGGACTCGATCATTCTGGAGATGAGCAACCCCGAGCTGGAGAACTCCGCCAGCGACGCGGAGTGGCAGCTCAAGGCGGCGGAGGCCGACTTCACCAACACCAAGGTCAAGCTGGAGAGCCAGCTCCTCGATCAGAAGGGGGCGTTCGCGTCGACGGAGGCGACCGCCAAGCAGGCGAGTCTCCAGGCGCAGGCGGACACCGAGCTGGCGCAGCACGGCCTCATCTCCGATCTCACCTTGAAGCTGTCGCAGTCGAGGGCGGAGGAGTCGGCGATCCGTCTCGAGTTCGACCGGAAGCGGCTGGAGATCGCCGCCGAGTCGACCGAGGCCGAGCTCCGGGCGCAGCAGGCGCGTCTCGAGCAGCTGCGGGCCCAGGCGGAGCTGCGGCACAACCAGGTCCGGCAGCTCAAGGTGCGCGCCGGGATCGAGGGGGTGCTGCAGCAGCTCCCCGTCGAAGTCGGACAGAGGCTGGCGCCCGGGGCGACGCTCGCCAAGGTGACGGTTCCGGGACGCCTGAAGGCCGAGCTGAAGATCGCCGAGACCCAGGCGAAGGACATCCAGATCGGCCAGCGCGCCTCGATCGACACGCGCAACGGCGTCGTCGAGGGGAAGGTGTCGCGCGTCGACCCGGCGGTGCTGAACGGCACGGTCACGGTGGACGTGGCGATGGTCGGAGCGCTGCCCAAGGGGGCGCGCCCGGACTTGAGCGTCGAGGGGACGGTCGAGCTCGAGCGGCTCGACGACGTCCTGTACGTCGGCCGCCCCGCCTTCGGGCAGGAGCAGAGCGTCGTCGGCCTGTTCCGTCTCGCGGACCAGGGGGCGAACGCCGTCCGGGTGCAGGTGAAGCTGGGACGCTCCTCCGTGAACACCGTGGAGATCCTCGACGGCCTGCAGGCCGGCGACCAGGTGATCTTGTCCGATACTTCGGCGTGGGACGCCTTCGATCGACTTCGTCTGAACTGA
- a CDS encoding MFS transporter, translating to MRHPWQGLGSLPRGVWILSLTTLINRLGTMALPFLVLYLTRSRGFTAGRAGLVMAVYGLTAVIAGPTAGRLSDRIGAVRVLQASLLFSGLVVLVYPLARSPAAIFALTIAWAFTNEAFRPANLSMVSDLAGPDQRRTAFALVRLAINLGMSVGPAAGGFLAMVSFPAIFIVNGAASILACVVLTLLAGWLRRPGAPERPVPDTRTDAGTGPWSDFTDRRLLYFLAALLPVLMVFFQHEAAMSLYFVRDLGQLESSFGLLFTINTVLIIFLEVPLNLRMAAWPYPRTLALGAFLVGAGFGGMALASGFWSVATTVVIWTFGEMVLLPASAGYAAEIAPADRRGAYMGLYTMSFSAAFALGPWLGTATLDRSGPAVLWGAAFLLGCLSALMMGRVRSASRIRKVDVPQADTGGGPAAPSRIPSS from the coding sequence ATGAGGCATCCCTGGCAAGGACTCGGAAGCCTGCCGCGCGGCGTCTGGATCCTCTCCCTGACCACCCTCATCAACAGGCTGGGGACGATGGCGCTCCCCTTTCTCGTGCTCTATCTGACCAGGAGCCGCGGGTTCACGGCGGGGCGGGCCGGCCTTGTGATGGCGGTCTACGGTCTCACGGCGGTCATCGCGGGGCCGACGGCCGGCAGGCTGAGCGATCGGATCGGGGCGGTGCGCGTCCTGCAGGCGTCGCTCCTTTTCTCCGGTCTCGTCGTCCTGGTCTATCCGCTGGCCCGGAGTCCCGCCGCCATCTTCGCGCTGACGATCGCCTGGGCCTTCACCAACGAGGCCTTCCGCCCGGCGAACCTGTCGATGGTCTCCGACCTGGCCGGGCCGGATCAGAGGCGGACGGCCTTCGCCCTCGTCCGTCTCGCGATCAACCTGGGGATGAGCGTCGGGCCGGCGGCGGGCGGCTTCCTGGCGATGGTGTCGTTCCCCGCGATCTTCATCGTGAACGGCGCCGCTTCGATCCTGGCCTGTGTCGTGCTCACCCTCCTGGCCGGGTGGCTGCGGAGGCCGGGCGCGCCTGAGCGCCCCGTCCCGGACACCCGGACCGATGCCGGGACGGGGCCCTGGAGCGATTTCACCGATCGGCGTCTTCTTTATTTCCTGGCGGCGCTTCTGCCGGTCCTCATGGTGTTCTTCCAGCACGAGGCCGCGATGTCACTGTATTTCGTGCGCGACCTCGGACAGCTCGAATCGTCCTTCGGTCTCCTGTTCACGATCAACACGGTGCTGATCATTTTTCTCGAAGTGCCTCTCAATTTGAGGATGGCCGCCTGGCCCTACCCGAGAACGCTGGCGCTCGGTGCGTTCCTGGTCGGCGCCGGCTTCGGGGGGATGGCGCTCGCGAGCGGCTTCTGGAGTGTCGCGACCACCGTCGTGATCTGGACCTTCGGAGAGATGGTCCTCCTGCCCGCGAGCGCCGGCTACGCGGCGGAGATCGCCCCCGCCGACCGGCGCGGAGCCTACATGGGTCTCTACACGATGTCGTTCAGCGCCGCGTTCGCCCTGGGCCCCTGGCTGGGGACCGCGACGCTCGATCGGTCCGGCCCGGCCGTCCTCTGGGGTGCCGCCTTCCTGCTCGGCTGCCTGTCGGCGCTGATGATGGGACGGGTCCGGTCGGCATCTCGGATCCGGAAAGTCGACGTCCCACAAGCGGACACCGGCGGCGGACCGGCGGCTCCGAGTCGGATACCATCCTCCTGA
- a CDS encoding ABC transporter permease, producing the protein MDTLLQDLRYAFRTLGKNPGFAAVAVLALALGIGANTAIFSVVNAVLLRPLPFPDPDRLTMVYSFNPAKGFPRFPVSVPDFIDWRGQSRLFEGMAAVDGAPYNLSEGAEPERLNGSRVSASFLGVFGIKPALGRDLLPDDEREGAGPVVLIGHGLWTRRFGVDPAIVGRTIALNGRRHTVIGVLPREYSFPNHSELWTPITFEHDELTARGAHYLNVFARLRPGVTIQAAQTEMGTIAARLRQQYPDTNTGWEARVSPLSEMIVGKIRPALLVLLGAVCFVLLIACANVANLLLARAAERQKEVAIRLALGASRTRLVRQLLTESALLGLVGGLCGLVLALWGTDLLVAAGGDNLPRFREISVDGRVLLFTIGLSLVTGLFFGVVPALQASRPDINDTLKEGGRGGTSGPGRHRLRGALAIGEIALALVLLVGAGLMFRSFRELLSVDPGFRPDHLLTLDVALPETKYVDGARQTAFLNETLERLGALPGVVSAAAATTVPLSGGIISYSFSIDGRPEEPPSRRSSVRYDAVSAGFFRTMDIRILQGRSLLDSDAAGSPRVVVISANLAKKYFSGETPIGRRIRIDNDAARAPREIVGVVADVKHSSLDVEAAPHVYEPLPQAPSTWLTFVLRATVEPMGLATAARAAVLAIDREQPVSEMKTGEALVSDSVAQPRLAMLLLGVFAAVALLLAAVGTYGVIAYSVSQRTHEFGVRMALGAGRREVLGLVVRQGLLLASLGVGLGLAAAAGATRLLSGLLYGVSPTDPVTYASVAALLTAVSLVACLVPARRATRVDPVIALRYE; encoded by the coding sequence ATGGACACGCTCCTGCAGGACCTGCGGTACGCGTTCCGGACCCTGGGAAAAAATCCCGGCTTCGCCGCGGTGGCGGTGCTGGCGCTGGCGCTCGGAATAGGCGCCAACACCGCCATCTTCAGCGTCGTGAACGCGGTGCTCCTGCGGCCGCTTCCCTTCCCCGACCCCGACCGTCTGACGATGGTGTACTCCTTCAACCCCGCGAAGGGATTCCCGAGGTTTCCGGTCTCGGTACCCGACTTCATCGACTGGCGCGGCCAGAGCCGCCTCTTCGAAGGGATGGCGGCGGTCGATGGCGCGCCGTACAACCTCAGCGAGGGAGCCGAGCCCGAGCGCCTGAACGGATCGCGCGTCTCGGCCTCGTTTCTCGGCGTGTTCGGGATCAAGCCGGCGCTCGGCCGCGACCTCCTTCCTGACGACGAACGCGAAGGGGCCGGGCCGGTCGTCCTGATCGGACACGGGCTGTGGACCCGGCGCTTCGGCGTGGACCCCGCCATCGTCGGCCGGACGATCGCGCTGAACGGCAGGCGTCACACGGTCATCGGCGTCCTGCCGAGGGAGTACTCGTTCCCGAATCACTCCGAGCTCTGGACGCCGATCACGTTCGAACACGACGAGCTGACGGCTCGCGGCGCGCACTATCTGAACGTGTTCGCCCGTCTCCGGCCGGGCGTGACGATTCAGGCGGCCCAGACCGAGATGGGGACGATCGCGGCGCGCCTGCGGCAGCAGTATCCGGACACGAACACGGGGTGGGAGGCGCGCGTCTCGCCGCTTTCCGAGATGATCGTGGGGAAGATCAGGCCCGCTCTTCTGGTCCTCCTCGGCGCCGTCTGCTTCGTCCTCCTGATCGCCTGCGCGAATGTCGCCAACCTCCTCCTGGCGCGGGCGGCGGAGCGCCAGAAGGAGGTCGCCATCCGTCTCGCGCTCGGCGCCAGCCGGACGCGTCTCGTGCGCCAGCTCCTGACCGAGAGCGCCCTTCTGGGTCTCGTCGGCGGACTGTGCGGGCTCGTCCTCGCGCTCTGGGGCACCGATCTCCTGGTCGCGGCGGGCGGGGACAATCTGCCGCGTTTCCGCGAAATCAGCGTCGACGGCAGAGTCCTGCTCTTCACGATCGGCCTCTCCCTCGTGACCGGATTGTTCTTCGGAGTGGTCCCGGCCCTGCAGGCGTCGCGGCCGGACATCAACGACACCCTCAAGGAAGGCGGGCGCGGCGGCACCTCGGGGCCCGGACGTCACCGACTGCGCGGCGCCCTGGCGATCGGGGAGATCGCCCTGGCTCTCGTCCTCCTCGTCGGCGCGGGGCTGATGTTCAGGAGCTTCCGGGAGCTGCTCTCGGTCGATCCCGGGTTCCGGCCGGACCACCTGCTCACGCTCGATGTCGCGCTGCCCGAGACGAAATACGTGGACGGCGCGCGCCAGACCGCATTCCTCAACGAGACTCTCGAGAGACTGGGGGCGCTCCCCGGCGTGGTCTCGGCGGCCGCGGCCACGACCGTGCCGCTCTCCGGCGGGATCATCTCCTACTCGTTCAGCATCGACGGGCGGCCGGAGGAGCCGCCGTCCCGGAGGTCCTCGGTGCGCTACGACGCGGTCAGCGCCGGGTTCTTCCGCACCATGGACATCCGGATCCTGCAGGGAAGGAGCCTGCTGGACTCCGACGCGGCCGGCTCTCCACGGGTTGTCGTCATCAGCGCCAACCTGGCGAAGAAGTATTTCTCCGGAGAGACCCCGATCGGCCGGCGGATCCGCATCGACAACGACGCCGCGCGGGCGCCGCGGGAGATCGTCGGCGTGGTCGCCGACGTGAAGCACTCTTCGCTCGACGTGGAGGCCGCTCCGCATGTCTACGAGCCGTTGCCGCAGGCCCCTTCGACCTGGCTCACCTTCGTCCTGCGCGCCACGGTCGAGCCGATGGGCCTGGCGACCGCCGCGCGCGCGGCGGTCCTCGCGATCGATCGCGAGCAGCCGGTCTCGGAGATGAAGACCGGCGAGGCGCTGGTCTCCGACTCGGTCGCCCAGCCGCGTCTCGCCATGCTCCTCCTCGGGGTGTTCGCCGCCGTCGCGCTGCTCCTTGCCGCGGTGGGGACGTACGGTGTGATCGCCTACTCGGTGAGCCAGAGGACGCACGAGTTCGGCGTGCGCATGGCGCTCGGCGCCGGTCGGCGCGAGGTGCTCGGGCTCGTCGTCCGGCAGGGTCTCCTGCTCGCGTCCCTGGGCGTCGGGCTCGGTCTCGCGGCGGCCGCCGGCGCGACGCGCCTCCTTTCCGGGCTCCTCTACGGCGTCAGTCCGACGGACCCCGTCACGTACGCCTCCGTGGCGGCTCTCCTCACCGCCGTGTCGCTGGTCGCGTGCCTCGTGCCCGCCCGCCGCGCCACGCGGGTGGATCCCGTGATAGCACTTCGCTACGAGTAG